Proteins encoded together in one Anopheles darlingi chromosome 3, idAnoDarlMG_H_01, whole genome shotgun sequence window:
- the LOC125954509 gene encoding CD63 antigen-like isoform X2, protein MALNCGHSTIKYLLFIFNLLCSLCGIALVVIGAVSLVKLDEIREISDEYNIIAPSVLLIVFGSVVFIIAFFGCCGAIRESYCMTSTYSFFLILLVIAQIVIAVLVFVFIGDVKIAIQKGFERIFNERDNKLNADLIDTIQSSLECCGKSSFLDWGINFPQSCCSSGGTAPVCVPYTHGCVSRLSEFLESAGNVVAWVSIGVAVVELLGLISACCLANAIRNSERRYS, encoded by the exons ATGGCTCTCAACTGTGGTCATTCGACGATTAAGTATCTGCTCTTCATCTTCAATCTCCTGTGCTCG CTATGCGGTATTGCACTGGTCGTGATTGGTGCCGTTTCGCTGGTAAAGCTAGACGAGATCCGTGAAATCAGCGATGAGTACAACATCATTGCCCCCTCGGTGCTGCTCATCGTGTTCGGTTCTGTCGTGTTCATCATCGCGTTCTTCGGATGTTGCGGAGCTATTCGCGAATCTTACTGCATGACATCGACC TACAGCTTCTTCTTGATTCTGCTTGTAATTGCCCAAATTGTCATCGCAGTGCTGGTGTTTGTCTTCATCGGAGATGTGAAGATCGCTATCCAGAAGGGCTTCGAGCGTATCTTCAACGAACGCGATAACAAACTGAACGCCGATCTCATTGACACGATTCAATCCAGC CTGGAATGTTGCGGCAAGTCTAGCTTCTTGGACTGGGGAATCAACTTCCCGCAATCGTGCTGCAGCTCTGGCGGTACCGCACCCGTCTGTGTGCCCTACACGCACGGTTGCGTTAGCCGGCTTTCCGAATTCCTCGAAAGTGCCGGTAACGTCGTGGCTTGGGTTTCCATCGGTGTCGCCGTGGTTGAGCTGCTCGGACTCATCTCGGCCTGCTGCTTGGCCAACGCCATCCGCAACTCGGAGAGAAG ATACAGCTAA
- the LOC125954414 gene encoding cohesin subunit SA-1 — MHRRGGKRIRMNEPPPEYEEPEPPYQNEPHNESWSSGGGQEEAAHPEEVGEPSRGRMTRLRARGGVPLKAPIIEDDDDDFFFEKEHQKKRKAPGRKPREVVPKEHHEKPVRVYQEREERVFVTDRESTTDESSLYYILRHSKSTITTIVDSWIVQYKTDKDSALIALMNFFVHASGCKGKITPDMQQNMEHTAIIRKMTEEFDEDSHEYPLMMSGQQWKKFKMNFCDFVQTLVKQCQYSIIYDQFLMDNVISLLTGLSDSQVRAFRHTATLAAMKLMTALVDVALLVSIHFDNAARQYEAERTKSREKRAADKMESLMAKRTELEENMDEIKNMLTYMFKSVFVHRYRDTLPDIRAICMSEIGIWMMKFSSNFLDDSYLKYIGWTLHDKVGDVRLKCLQALLPLYENEELKGKLELFTSKFKDRIVAMTLDKEYEAAVHAVRLVINILKSHQDILTDKDCEIVYELVYSSHRGVAQAAAEFLNVRLFCLDPNAPVTYTRSGKKRLPNTPLLRDLVQFFIESELHEHGAYLVDSFIDSNPMLKDWECFTDLLLEEAGPMEETLDNKQESTLIEIMVSSVRQSATGEPPVGRGSSRKMTLSAKEIKQVQDDKQRLTEHFIQKLPLLLHRYSADSEKLTNLLAIPQYFDIELFTTSRQEANLQALLEKMTRVMSTHVDREVLETCAKTFEFLCTEGSAIYSRCDLARGTVIDECVNRYQEAIDDYRTLIEGNEIPNEDEIYNVNISLKKVSIMYSCHNLNTWKLFDSLYQDIDERIAQPTDREERPQEEDDGIPREALVYCIEACFFAINWGLFHLETTMDRSQAAREAEELGENLRKYLAACNHLVRYDRESTVREAAYSSICDLLVVFSDQLRSHADENVQSLVCLPSDDQAELLNEFVQLMVFSTEQEECQDETRIEELHKRRSFLAAYCKLIVYNILPMKAAAEVFKHYLRHYDEYGDIIKTTLGKAREINKVNCSMTMCLSLIKLFQELQEAANEAGGRLLRTSQEFLDLKELAKRFALSFGLDAVKNREAITVFHRAGIYFAVTTPNEAQEDPSAAPPCIAFLEILAELTNKLIKQDKKLILTFLERRLKAGIPSSRSEDWQPLVIYRNSLLHGETDQLPVTSKRAYTRRKKDADQDDDDEHDDDDEEYIG, encoded by the exons ATGCATCGACGTGGTGGTAAACGAATTCGTATGAACGAGCCTCCTCCGGAGTACGAAGAACCGGAACCCCCATACCAGAA TGAACCACACAACGAAAGTTGGTCCTCGGGCGGAGGCCAGGAAGAGGCGGCTCATCCCGAAGAAGTGGGTGAACCTTCCCGTGGCCGGATGACCCGCTTGCGAGCGCGCGGTGGAGTTCCACTGAAGGCTCCCATcatcgaggatgatgatgatgatttcttcTTCGAAAAGGAGCACCAGAAGAAGCGCAAAGCACCGGGGCGGAAGCCGCGGGAAGTGGTACCGAAGGAACACCACGAGAAACCGGTGCGTGTGTATCAGGAGCGCGAAGAGCGGGTATTTGTAACGGATCGGGAAAGTACGACGGATGAGTCGAGTCTGTACTACATTCTGCGTCACTCGAagagcaccatcaccacgatcgTGGACTCGTGGATCGTGCAGTACAAGACCGACAAGGATTCGGCGTTGATAGCGCTGATGAACTTCTTCGTTCATGCTAGCGGCTGTAAGGGCAAGATAACACCGGATATGCAGCAGAACATGGAACACACAGCCATCATCCGGAAGATGACGGAGGAGTTCGATGAGGACAGCCACGAGTACCCGCTGATGATGTCGGGCCAGCAGTGGAAGAAGTTCAAGATGAACTTCTGCGATTTTGTGCAAACGCTCGTGAAGCAGTGCCAGTACTCGATCATATACGATCAGTTCCTGATGGATAACGTCATTTCGCTGCTGACCGGGTTGTCCGATTCGCAGGTGCGTGCGTTCCGCCACACGGCTACACTGGCCGCAATGAAGCTCATGACGGCACTGGTTGATGTGGCGTTGCTCGTATCGATTCACTTCGATAACGCCGCCCGTCAGTATGAGGCCGAACGGACGAAATCTCGCGAAAAACGTGCCGCTGATAAGATGGAATCGCTGATGGCCAAGCGAACGGAATTGGAGGAGAACATGGACGAAATCAAAAACATGCTGACGTACATGTTCAAGTCCGTGTTTGTGCATCGCTACCGTGACACGCTGCCCGATATCCGGGCAATCTGCATGTCCGAGATCGGCATCTGGATGATGAAATTTTCTTCTAACTTTCTGGATGATTCGTACCTCAAGTACATTGGCTGGACGCTGCACGATAAGGTGGGCGATGTGCGGCTCAAATGCTTACAGGCGCTTCTGCCACTGTACGAGAATGAGGAACTGAAAGGCAAGCTGGAGCTTTTCACTTCCAAATTTAAGGATCGCATCGTTGCCATGACGCTCGACAAGGAGTATGAGGCTGCGGTGCATGCTGTCAGGCTTGTCATCAACATCCTGAA AAGCCATCAGGACATTCTGACGGACAAGGATTGTGAAATCGTGTACGAGCTGGTTTACTCGTCACACCGTGGCGTGGCCCAGGCGGCTGCCGAGTTCCTAAACGTACGTCTCTTCTGTCTGGATCCGAATGCTCCAGTCACCTATACTCGAAGTGGTAAAAAGAGGCTTCCAAATACGCCGTTGCTGCGCGATCTGGTCCAGTTTTTCATCGAATCGGAGCTGCACGAGCACGGTGCTTACCTGGTAGACTCGTTCATCGACAGCAATCCAATGCTGAAAGATTGGGAGTGTTTCACAGATCTGCTGCTCGAGGAAGCCGGTCCAATGGAGGAGACGCTTGATAACAAGCAAGAATCGACACTGATCGAGATCATGGTTAGTTCGGTGCGCCAATCGGCAACTGGTGAACCACCGGTTGGTCGTGGCAGCAGTCGTAAGATGACGCTGAGCGCCAAGGAAATCAAACAGGTGCAGGACGATAAGCAACGCCTGACGGAGCACTTTATACAGAAGCTGCCGCTCCTGCTGCACCGATACAGTGCTGATAGTGAGAAGCTAACCAATCTCCTGGCCATCCCTCAGTACTTTGATATTGAGCTGTTCACCACATCGCGCCAGGAGGCAAATCTTCAGGCGCTACTAGAGAAAATGACGCGCGTCATGTCGACACACGTCGATCGGGAAGTGCTAGAGACGTGCGCCAAAACGTTTGAATTCCTGTGCACCGAGGGAAGTGCTATCTACTCACGGTGCGACCTGGCTCGTGGTACCGTCATCGACGAGTGCGTTAATCGGTACCAGGAAGCGATCGATGACTATCGCACGCTGATCGAGGGCAATGAGATACCGAACGAAGACGAGATTTACAATGTGAACATCTCACTAAAGAAGGTATCGATCATGTACTCATGCCACAATCTCAACACATGGAAGCTCTTTGACTCGCTGTATCAGGACATTGATGAGCGGATTGCACAGCCGACCGATCGGGAGGAACGTCCGCAGGAAGAAGACGATGGTATTCCGAGGGAAGCCCTCGTGTACTGCATCGAAGCGTGCTTCTTTGCCATCAATTGGGGACTGTTTCATCTGGAGACGACAATGGACCGTTCGCAGGCGGCCCGCGAAGCGGAAGAACTCGGCGAGAACCTGCGCAAGTATCTGGCGGCCTGCAATCATCTAGTGCGATACGATCGTGAGTCGACGGTTCGTGAGGCGGCTTACTCGTCGATCTGCgatctgctggtggtgttttcCGATCAGCTGCGTAGTCACGCCGACGAGAACGTGCAGTCGTTGGTGTGCTTACCGAGTGACGATCAGGCCGAGCTGCTGAACGAGTTCGTTCAGCTGATGGTATTTTCAACCGAACAGGAAGAGTGCCAAGATGAGACGCGGATCGAAGAGCTCCATAAACGTCGTAGCTTCCTCGCTGCCTACTGCAAACTGATCGTGTACAACATTCTACCGATGAAGGCGGCAGCTGAAGTGTTCAAACACTATCTCAGA catTACGACGAGTATGGAGATATCATTAAAACAACGCTCGGCAAGGCCAGGGAGATTAATAAGGTTAACTGCTCGATGACCATGTGTCTGAGCTTGATAAAACTGTTCCAGGAGCTACAGGAGGCGGCCAACGAGGCCGGAGGCCGATTACTTCGCACGTCGCAGGAATTTCTCGATTTGAAGGAATTGGCGAAACGGTTCGCCCTTTCTTTCGGTCTGGATGCGGTGAAGAACCGGGAAGCGATAACCGTGTTTCATAGGGCTGGTATCTACTTTGCCGTCACGACACCGAACGAAGCGCAGGAAGACCCATCGGCGGCGCCTCCGTGCATAGCTTTTCTGGAGATTTTAGCCGAATTGACCAACAAACTGATCAAACAGGATAAGAAGCTCAT ACTTACGTTTCTGGAGCGCCGTTTGAAGGCGGGTATTCCTTCGAGCCGCTCAGAGGACTGGCAGCCGCTCGTCATCTACAGAAACTCGCTGCTGCACGGTGAAACCGATCAGCTGCCGGTCACCTCCAAGCGGGCCTACACTCGGAGGAAGAAAGATGCCGAtcaagacgacgatgacgagcacgatgatgatgatgaggagtaTATTGGCTAG
- the LOC125954529 gene encoding oxidoreductase-like domain-containing protein 1 gives MNCAKGFYGNRLLIRHCARFTPKFFGPNNSVIDNSVNGKGEPTKTTDSIPELPPEPTTCCMSGCQNCVWIQYAAELTKILDDGGEKAREIVLQRIEDPSLKMFLRMELQNMPPSKPSDSS, from the exons ATGAATTGTGCCAAAGGATTCTACGGCAACCGGTTATTGATACGCCATTGCGCGCGGTTCACACCGAAATTCTTCGGTCCCAACAACAGTGTCATTGATAATAGCGTCAATGGTAAAGGAGAACCAACGAAAACCACGGACAGCATACCGGAG CTCCCGCCCGAACCGACTACCTGCTGCATGTCGGGTTGCCAAAACTGTGTTTGGATTCAATACGCAGCCGAGCTGACGAAAATCCtggacgacggtggcgagAAGGCCCGCGAGATTGTGCTGCAGCGGATCGAGGACCCAAGCTTGAAGATGTTTCTCAGAATGGAGCTACAGAACATGCCGCCCAGCAAACCATCGGACTCATCATGA
- the LOC125954509 gene encoding CD63 antigen-like isoform X1, with protein MALNCGHSTIKYLLFIFNLLCSLCGIALVVIGAVSLVKLDEIREISDEYNIIAPSVLLIVFGSVVFIIAFFGCCGAIRESYCMTSTYSFFLILLVIAQIVIAVLVFVFIGDVKIAIQKGFERIFNERDNKLNADLIDTIQSSLECCGKSSFLDWGINFPQSCCSSGGTAPVCVPYTHGCVSRLSEFLESAGNVVAWVSIGVAVVELLGLISACCLANAIRNSERRSAY; from the exons ATGGCTCTCAACTGTGGTCATTCGACGATTAAGTATCTGCTCTTCATCTTCAATCTCCTGTGCTCG CTATGCGGTATTGCACTGGTCGTGATTGGTGCCGTTTCGCTGGTAAAGCTAGACGAGATCCGTGAAATCAGCGATGAGTACAACATCATTGCCCCCTCGGTGCTGCTCATCGTGTTCGGTTCTGTCGTGTTCATCATCGCGTTCTTCGGATGTTGCGGAGCTATTCGCGAATCTTACTGCATGACATCGACC TACAGCTTCTTCTTGATTCTGCTTGTAATTGCCCAAATTGTCATCGCAGTGCTGGTGTTTGTCTTCATCGGAGATGTGAAGATCGCTATCCAGAAGGGCTTCGAGCGTATCTTCAACGAACGCGATAACAAACTGAACGCCGATCTCATTGACACGATTCAATCCAGC CTGGAATGTTGCGGCAAGTCTAGCTTCTTGGACTGGGGAATCAACTTCCCGCAATCGTGCTGCAGCTCTGGCGGTACCGCACCCGTCTGTGTGCCCTACACGCACGGTTGCGTTAGCCGGCTTTCCGAATTCCTCGAAAGTGCCGGTAACGTCGTGGCTTGGGTTTCCATCGGTGTCGCCGTGGTTGAGCTGCTCGGACTCATCTCGGCCTGCTGCTTGGCCAACGCCATCCGCAACTCGGAGAGAAGGTCGGCATATTAA
- the LOC125954497 gene encoding tetraspanin-1, whose protein sequence is MRLSARIKCFKYLVYTYVILISICGSAQLVIGAFLLWNHRQYSQIVKNQFWEPYAVLIGLGIISQLLCYFGWTSTSRKHRCYLGTFCAFQVLLIVILFLVSGWSVATKVHLIVPAELAIEASHAEFVAHQAPPDPTHIWNRLQRDFHCCGSNSLHDYKNSFPRSCYDPVNRELHSAGCMHVYVRSMEMNMVRVAVVAICSALIQSLGIFCVIQLTLLLRRPIIMLPNGDNQSIRVKRTREQLTPLSPATISRPSQHSGSSSSGSTKPPIPLKPVVPRVDPPVIKPTH, encoded by the exons ATATGCGGTAGCGCCCAGCTGGTTATCGGAGCATTTCTGCTCTGGAACCATCGACAGTACTCGCAGATCGTGAAGAACCAGTTCTGGGAACCGTACGCCGTGCTGATCGGGCTCGGAATCATCTCACAGCTGCTCTGCTACTTTGGCTGGACGTCGACTAGCCGGAAGCACCGATGTTACCTAGGAACG TTCTGTGCGTTCCAGGTGCTGCTCATTGTGATCTTATTCTTAGTTAGTGGCTGGTCGGTGGCCACCAAAGTACACCTGATCGTACCGGCCGAGTTGGCGATCGAGGCCAGCCATGCCGAGTTTGTGGCTCATCAGGCGCCACCCGATCCGACCCACATCTGGAATCGATTGCAGCGTGAT TTCCATTGCTGCGGATCCAACAGTTTGCATGACTACAAGAACTCTTTCCCGCGGTCCTGTTACGATCCAGTTAACAGGGAACTCCACAGTGCCGGCTGTATGCACGTGTACGTGCGTAGCATGGAGATGAACATGGTTCGAGTCGCTGTCGTCGCGATCTGTTCCGCCCTCATACAG AGTTTGGGCATATTTTGCGTCATCCAGCTAACGTTACTGCTACGACGACCAATCATCATGCTGCCGAACGGTGATAACCAGTCGATACGAGTGAAGCGTACCCGCGAGCAGCTGACACCACTTTCACCGGCCACCATCTCCCGCCCGTCGCAACACagcggtagcagtagtagcggcagTACAAAGCCTCCCATTCCGCTAAAACCCGTCGTACCACGGGTAGATCCACCGGTCATTAAGCCGACTCATTGA